A window from Rhizosphaericola mali encodes these proteins:
- a CDS encoding glycoside hydrolase family 97 protein encodes MPLRYFLLSFSTLLFTQIFAQDYTIQSPDATIQAIIQTGKQIHFQIIVDHKNVLENGTIAIEAQALKQKDWKVKSVKKSVIAETLTAIVPQKSLKIPDSCNQLSIQFQNGWQLQWRVYNNGIAWHWQGNGSKENIINTENIAFDLDKKGKTWYPEESEFFSHNEREYQVYSLDTMEKDKLASLPILFESQSIKLLLTETSLFHYPGLWLTSQGKNSFQSTFPHFPKKLREEGDRNEKVDERENYLARTKTLDSLPWRIVMIARKDKELLDNQLVYQNALPSVGDYSWVKPGKVQWDWWHYNNVYNVPFRAGVNNDTYKYYIDFAAKNHIEYIMLDEGWSDTRDLLKQTKDIDIQELVNYGKDKNVGVMLWMTWLAIDKQMNVAMDQFQKWGVKGIKVDFMQRDDQPMVEFYERTAIAAAKRQLLVDFHGAYKPTGWLRTFPNVMTSEGVYGNEQSKSSPTITPTHTTTIPYIRMAAGPMDFTPGSMNNITKGNFAAEPAEPMTPGTRANQMAMYVIFESPLQMLCDIPTHYIENPECMQFLSAVPSVWKNTIPIDGKVDEYTVMAREALNGDWYVGAMTDWNKRNIDLSFDFLPKGKKYKLTYWKDGPNADRNAKDYQMGTINVDQSSKMTLHLTEGGGFVARLIEI; translated from the coding sequence ATGCCATTACGATATTTTTTATTGAGTTTTTCTACATTACTATTTACCCAAATTTTTGCGCAAGACTACACTATCCAATCTCCAGATGCGACTATTCAAGCAATTATACAAACAGGAAAACAAATTCATTTTCAAATTATAGTTGATCATAAAAATGTACTAGAAAATGGCACTATTGCGATAGAAGCGCAAGCTTTAAAACAAAAAGATTGGAAAGTAAAATCTGTCAAAAAATCAGTAATCGCGGAAACATTAACAGCTATCGTTCCCCAAAAATCTTTGAAAATACCTGATAGTTGTAATCAATTGTCTATTCAATTTCAAAATGGTTGGCAATTACAATGGCGAGTGTATAACAATGGAATAGCATGGCATTGGCAAGGTAATGGATCAAAAGAAAATATCATTAATACGGAAAATATCGCCTTCGATTTAGATAAAAAAGGAAAAACTTGGTATCCGGAAGAATCTGAATTTTTCTCTCATAACGAAAGAGAATATCAGGTATATAGTTTGGATACTATGGAAAAAGACAAATTAGCTAGTTTACCTATATTATTCGAATCGCAAAGTATAAAATTGTTGCTGACGGAAACTTCACTTTTTCATTATCCTGGATTATGGCTTACTAGCCAAGGGAAAAATAGTTTCCAATCCACATTTCCTCATTTTCCGAAAAAACTAAGAGAAGAAGGGGACAGAAATGAAAAAGTCGATGAGAGAGAAAACTATTTGGCCAGAACAAAAACTTTAGATTCACTTCCTTGGCGTATAGTGATGATCGCCAGAAAAGATAAAGAATTATTGGATAATCAATTAGTTTATCAAAATGCCCTTCCATCTGTAGGAGATTATTCTTGGGTAAAACCCGGTAAAGTTCAATGGGATTGGTGGCACTATAACAATGTTTATAATGTTCCTTTCCGAGCAGGAGTCAACAATGACACTTATAAATATTACATTGATTTTGCCGCTAAAAATCATATTGAATACATCATGCTTGATGAAGGTTGGAGCGATACCCGCGATTTATTAAAACAGACAAAAGATATTGATATTCAAGAATTAGTAAATTATGGTAAAGACAAAAATGTCGGAGTGATGCTTTGGATGACTTGGTTGGCAATTGACAAACAAATGAATGTAGCCATGGACCAATTTCAAAAATGGGGCGTAAAAGGAATTAAGGTCGATTTTATGCAACGCGACGACCAGCCTATGGTGGAGTTTTATGAACGTACAGCTATTGCTGCCGCCAAAAGACAGTTACTCGTTGACTTTCATGGAGCTTACAAACCAACTGGTTGGTTGCGCACCTTCCCGAATGTCATGACTTCAGAAGGCGTCTATGGAAATGAACAAAGCAAATCCTCTCCAACTATAACACCGACACATACAACGACAATCCCATATATAAGAATGGCGGCAGGTCCTATGGACTTTACTCCAGGAAGTATGAATAATATTACAAAGGGTAATTTTGCCGCGGAGCCTGCAGAACCAATGACACCTGGTACAAGAGCCAACCAAATGGCGATGTATGTTATATTCGAAAGTCCGCTACAAATGCTTTGCGACATTCCTACGCATTATATAGAAAATCCCGAGTGTATGCAGTTCCTCTCTGCGGTACCATCAGTTTGGAAAAATACAATTCCGATTGATGGAAAGGTTGATGAATATACAGTGATGGCTCGAGAAGCATTAAATGGAGATTGGTATGTAGGCGCAATGACAGATTGGAATAAAAGAAATATTGACCTATCATTTGATTTTTTGCCCAAAGGGAAAAAATATAAATTAACTTATTGGAAAGATGGACCCAATGCAGATCGCAACGCAAAAGATTATCAAATGGGAACTATAAACGTAGATCAATCTTCTAAAATGACATTACATTTGACTGAAGGTGGCGGTTTTGTTGCAAGATTAATTGAAATATAG
- the dnaJ gene encoding molecular chaperone DnaJ codes for MKRDYYEILEISKTATAEEIKKAYRKTAMKFHPDRNPGDKVAEDKFKEAAEAYEILGDEDKRARYDRYGHAAFDGAAGGGFGGGGMNMNDIFSQFGDIFGGGGGDDMFSSFFGGGGRNGGRSSTGRGTRGSNLRIKIKLNFEEMAKGVTKNIKVKKYVPCSTCGGTGAKDKNSFQNCSTCGGSGQVRKVANTFLGQMQTVTTCPTCNGEGSVITSKCTACKGEGRVYGEETVNIEIPAGVQAGMQLSMRGKGNAGEHGGGPGDLIILIEEEAHSELHRDGLNVGYDLHITFMDAVFGAQVEVPTIDGKAKIKIPAGTQSGKIFRLKGKGFPEVNGYGKGDQLINVSVWTPTNLSSEEKEVLEKMRDSENFKPQPAKSDRSFFDKIKDIFS; via the coding sequence ATGAAAAGAGATTATTACGAAATATTAGAAATTTCAAAAACTGCCACAGCGGAAGAAATTAAAAAAGCTTACCGCAAGACTGCCATGAAATTTCACCCAGATAGAAATCCTGGCGACAAAGTGGCAGAAGATAAATTTAAAGAAGCTGCTGAGGCATACGAGATTTTGGGTGATGAGGATAAGCGTGCGCGTTATGACCGTTATGGACATGCTGCATTTGATGGCGCAGCTGGCGGCGGATTTGGTGGTGGTGGTATGAATATGAATGATATTTTCAGCCAATTCGGAGATATTTTTGGCGGTGGTGGTGGAGATGATATGTTCAGTAGTTTCTTTGGCGGTGGTGGACGTAACGGAGGCAGGAGTAGCACGGGCAGAGGTACAAGAGGTAGCAATTTGAGGATTAAAATCAAATTGAACTTCGAAGAAATGGCCAAAGGAGTTACAAAAAACATCAAAGTAAAAAAATACGTTCCTTGTAGTACTTGTGGTGGCACTGGAGCAAAAGATAAAAATAGCTTCCAAAATTGTAGCACTTGTGGTGGTAGTGGTCAAGTACGTAAAGTTGCCAATACATTTTTAGGTCAGATGCAGACGGTCACTACCTGTCCAACTTGTAATGGAGAAGGCTCTGTAATTACTTCAAAATGTACTGCATGTAAGGGAGAAGGTCGTGTTTATGGTGAAGAAACCGTCAATATAGAAATACCTGCGGGAGTTCAAGCAGGTATGCAATTGAGCATGCGCGGTAAAGGTAATGCTGGTGAGCATGGCGGAGGCCCTGGTGATTTAATTATATTGATTGAAGAGGAAGCTCATTCAGAATTACACAGAGATGGCTTGAATGTAGGTTACGATTTGCATATTACATTCATGGATGCTGTTTTTGGTGCGCAAGTGGAAGTACCTACAATTGATGGTAAAGCCAAAATCAAAATTCCTGCAGGTACGCAAAGTGGTAAGATTTTCCGATTGAAAGGAAAAGGTTTCCCTGAAGTAAATGGTTATGGCAAAGGAGATCAATTGATTAATGTCAGTGTATGGACGCCAACCAATCTTTCTTCGGAAGAAAAAGAAGTTTTGGAAAAAATGCGTGATAGCGAAAACTTCAAACCACAACCAGCAAAGAGCGATAGAAGCTTTTTTGATAAAATCAAAGATATCTTTAGTTAA
- a CDS encoding glycoside hydrolase family 2 TIM barrel-domain containing protein, with translation MYFHSKNLFSAIVTFFIILGILTKVCAQSDPVNRLFSATDTASVPSEIENPECLGINKLPAHATLMPYANMQEALQADRHQSSFYRSLNGTWKFHWVAWPQKRPVDFYKDNYDVSSWADIAVPSNWGMKGYGTPDYSNYDYIFQKDFPHVMSTPPLSFTTYTERNPVGSYKRNFEVPSNWNNRQILITFDGVDAGFFLWINGKKVGYSVNSRNAAEFDITDYVHAGQNTVAVEVYRFTVGSYLEDQDMWKLSGIFRNVSLWSAPKVQIRDYFIQTDLDAQYKNATESVQVKIHNYSNQMAPDRTVEATILDNKKSIQTVTTKVPSLAPGQETIVNLQIPVTNPRKWTAETPNLYTTILTLKDGSKQEEIISARTGFRKVEIKGRIFMVNGVPVKLKGVNRHENWPDNGHAITEAQMIKDLILIKQTNSNHIRTCHYSDDPRWYELCDEYGIYLVAEANLECHGAMGEFDEEPRIKAAIIDRNVANVENFKNHPSVVIWSLGNECGNGGSNFRAALATIRKIDSTRPTHYEGFGIGNGNPADLDSRMYTDLKNVEKNANDKGLTKPFYLCEYAHTMFNSMGSVDKYNELFDKYPELMGGAIWEWQDQGLYNNRDPKHPITAYGGGFGEVPNDHYFIHKGVVFSDRSWKPQYPELKRVYQWISVTPIDFSKQTFTIKNRYQFTNLDSLNATWTISEDGKMIASGPLNVGELLPNKEKQIKIPYKFTPKPGSEYFVRVAFQLKNANIWAPKDFEVAGIQIELPKKEYTAPSNNGPTLEFTRNGDSYLFKGANFSANFDTKKGIFTSLKSKENEILENENAGPQLHLWRAPHQKDDMWAYDDWANNGLKSLKWTVEKTSSKKLSDNEYQVDCQLKAEGKNGFIVHQTIQYHIYGNGKIVSDNAVHFDGPQFSLAHIGVRLYLNKSLDSAQYFGRGPMENYADRKIGSDVGVYAAAVTNLMTPYEKPMENGNHEDVRWLQIFSQNGTPVIFGAGINNLFQFSALPYSDEEMEDVAYKIDLPKSNHTVVCLSTKTLGVGSYGCGPIPLEEYRVPTKDTKFTYTIQL, from the coding sequence ATGTATTTTCATTCAAAAAACCTATTTTCTGCAATTGTAACTTTTTTTATCATCCTTGGTATACTTACTAAAGTATGCGCTCAATCAGATCCTGTAAATCGTTTATTTTCGGCGACGGATACGGCATCTGTACCTTCTGAAATCGAGAATCCCGAATGTTTAGGTATCAATAAATTGCCTGCGCATGCTACCTTGATGCCATATGCGAATATGCAAGAAGCATTACAAGCGGATAGACATCAATCTTCTTTTTATAGATCATTGAATGGCACATGGAAATTTCATTGGGTTGCCTGGCCTCAAAAACGTCCTGTTGATTTTTACAAAGACAACTATGATGTTTCTTCATGGGCAGACATTGCAGTACCATCTAATTGGGGAATGAAAGGATATGGAACTCCGGACTATAGTAACTACGACTATATATTCCAAAAGGATTTTCCACATGTAATGAGTACGCCGCCATTGAGTTTTACAACCTATACAGAAAGAAACCCCGTTGGAAGTTATAAGCGCAATTTCGAAGTGCCTTCTAATTGGAATAATAGACAAATTCTCATCACATTTGATGGTGTAGATGCAGGTTTTTTTCTTTGGATAAATGGTAAAAAAGTAGGTTATAGTGTTAATAGTCGTAATGCAGCTGAATTTGACATTACAGATTATGTACACGCTGGACAAAATACGGTTGCAGTAGAAGTCTATCGTTTTACAGTTGGAAGTTATTTAGAAGATCAAGATATGTGGAAATTGAGTGGCATATTCAGAAATGTTTCGCTTTGGAGTGCTCCGAAAGTCCAGATACGTGATTATTTCATCCAAACTGATCTGGACGCACAATATAAAAATGCTACAGAAAGTGTTCAAGTAAAAATTCACAATTATAGTAACCAGATGGCTCCGGATCGTACAGTAGAAGCTACTATATTGGATAATAAAAAATCTATACAAACAGTAACCACTAAAGTGCCATCTTTAGCACCGGGACAAGAGACTATAGTAAATTTGCAAATTCCAGTTACAAATCCTCGTAAATGGACTGCGGAAACACCTAATTTGTATACTACAATATTGACGTTAAAGGATGGTTCTAAACAAGAAGAAATTATTTCCGCTCGTACAGGCTTCCGTAAAGTAGAGATTAAAGGTCGAATATTTATGGTAAATGGCGTACCTGTCAAACTAAAAGGTGTTAATCGTCATGAAAATTGGCCCGACAATGGACATGCTATCACGGAGGCCCAGATGATTAAAGATCTAATTTTAATCAAACAAACCAATTCAAATCACATACGTACTTGTCACTATTCTGACGATCCACGTTGGTATGAGTTGTGTGATGAATATGGCATTTATTTAGTTGCGGAAGCGAATTTGGAATGTCATGGCGCTATGGGAGAATTCGATGAAGAGCCTAGGATCAAAGCGGCTATTATAGACAGAAATGTGGCGAATGTAGAAAATTTCAAAAACCATCCATCTGTTGTAATTTGGTCTTTGGGAAATGAATGTGGTAATGGAGGTTCCAATTTCAGAGCAGCTTTAGCAACTATTCGCAAAATTGATTCTACACGTCCGACACACTATGAAGGTTTTGGAATTGGCAATGGTAATCCAGCTGATTTGGATAGTCGTATGTATACTGATTTGAAAAATGTAGAAAAAAATGCCAATGATAAAGGCTTGACAAAGCCATTTTATTTATGTGAATATGCACATACGATGTTTAATTCTATGGGATCTGTTGACAAATACAATGAACTTTTTGATAAATATCCAGAATTAATGGGCGGTGCAATTTGGGAATGGCAAGATCAAGGTTTGTATAATAATCGTGATCCAAAACATCCCATCACCGCTTATGGTGGAGGCTTTGGCGAAGTACCCAATGATCATTATTTCATACATAAAGGTGTCGTTTTTTCTGATAGAAGTTGGAAACCTCAATATCCAGAATTAAAAAGAGTGTATCAATGGATAAGCGTTACGCCTATAGATTTTTCCAAACAAACGTTTACGATCAAAAACAGATATCAATTTACCAATTTAGATAGTTTAAATGCAACCTGGACGATAAGCGAAGATGGAAAAATGATTGCTTCTGGCCCATTGAATGTGGGTGAATTATTACCCAATAAAGAAAAACAAATAAAAATTCCTTACAAATTCACACCAAAACCAGGATCAGAATATTTTGTTCGTGTCGCGTTTCAATTAAAAAATGCAAATATATGGGCACCTAAAGATTTTGAAGTTGCAGGTATCCAAATTGAATTACCTAAGAAGGAATATACTGCTCCTTCAAATAATGGTCCGACGCTAGAGTTCACAAGAAATGGAGATAGTTACTTATTTAAAGGTGCTAATTTCAGTGCTAATTTTGATACCAAAAAAGGCATTTTCACTTCTTTAAAATCTAAAGAAAATGAAATTTTGGAAAATGAAAATGCAGGTCCACAACTCCATTTATGGCGCGCGCCACATCAAAAAGATGATATGTGGGCGTATGATGATTGGGCTAATAATGGGTTAAAATCATTAAAATGGACAGTCGAAAAAACTTCGAGCAAAAAACTTTCAGACAATGAATACCAAGTGGATTGTCAGTTAAAAGCAGAAGGTAAAAATGGATTTATCGTGCACCAAACGATACAATATCATATCTACGGAAATGGTAAAATTGTATCTGACAATGCAGTTCATTTTGATGGTCCGCAATTTAGTTTAGCACATATAGGGGTTAGATTATATTTGAATAAATCTTTAGATAGTGCACAATATTTTGGACGTGGTCCTATGGAAAATTATGCAGATCGAAAGATCGGTTCTGATGTTGGTGTATATGCCGCAGCCGTTACTAACTTGATGACGCCTTATGAAAAGCCGATGGAAAATGGCAACCACGAAGATGTTCGCTGGTTGCAGATTTTCTCTCAAAATGGTACACCTGTAATATTCGGTGCAGGCATTAATAATTTGTTTCAGTTTTCCGCATTACCATATAGTGATGAAGAAATGGAAGATGTGGCATACAAAATTGATTTACCCAAGTCAAATCATACTGTTGTATGTTTGAGTACAAAGACTTTAGGAGTAGGATCTTATGGTTGTGGTCCAATCCCTTTAGAGGAATATAGAGTACCAACAAAGGATACTAAATTTACTTACACCATTCAATTATAA